Part of the Lutra lutra chromosome 4, mLutLut1.2, whole genome shotgun sequence genome is shown below.
GGACAGGCAGGTGAGTTGCTAGAAGCACCCCAAGGCCAAGTAGGGCGTCCATAGTGGGCCTGCTTGTGCGGAGGCTGCTGGGCATTGGGAGGTAGGTGAAGGGTGGCCTGGCTGGCGGGGGGAGCCGCTACCCTCACCTTCCTGTGCTCACCCCACACCCGAAGCCATAGGTGACCCTCCAGGCCCCTTCAGGAGCTGTCCCGTCTGCCCCCTGGAGCTTCCTTGGGACCTCCAGaggctctccctctgcttttttccctctcattcaaCAAATGCAGATGAGTATCCTCCCGGGTGTCTGGCTCTGAGCCGGGTGTCTGGCTCTGAGCCGGAGAAGCGGCAGGGACTACCCCCCCCCACGGTGCTTCGGTTCTGGGTCGTGGGAACCAGCAAGGAAGGAGCGCGCACGATTAAGCCCGACTCTGGGCGCGACAGCTGGCGGCTGAGTCCCCGTCCTCTTGTGAGCTGGGTTCGGCGACAGCCCCTCGTGTGTTGGTTGGAACTAGAAGCAAGCGTCAGAGAGTAACAGTGCTACGTGAGGCAGACATTTGCTCCCCCTTCCACGACACGGAGCTCCGCAAACGGGTTGCACTGCCTCTGGGTGGCCGGGGAGTGCCCGCTCCTCTCCCTGCATTCCCAACACAGGCTGTGCCTCCTGCCGCGACACACTCCACGCTCCAGCCGTCACCTCCACATTCCCGAGGGCAGGAGAACGGATCGGGCTCAGAGGGCGGTGTCTCTGGGTGAAGTCTTTGCCTGGTACTCGCCCTGGAAGCCTCCGTTCTCACCCTACCGGCCACAGCGTAGCCACACCTCCAGGCACAAGATCCCGTACTGGGGTCTAGGACTGCAGAGGACAGACGCCGGACACAAGCCGCAGACCCTGCCGCACCATCAGAATAAAGCATTTATGACCTCAGATTCTGTCCTTGTATGTCTGACCTACATTTTCACAGCCTGACAgttccttgtttttctctttgaagcagattccatgcgcggcatggagcccaacgcagggctcgaactcacgaccctgagaccaagacctgagctgagattgagtcggacagttaaccgactgagccacccaggtgcccctgacatttccttgttttaaaaaatgtactagaggggcgcctggggggctcagtccggtaagcacctgccttcagctcaggttgtgatctcaggattctgggactgagtcctgcgtCCTGGTCTCTGCTctatggggaacctgcttcttcctcttctccctctcctccctgctggtgctgttgctatctctgtcaaataaataaaaataaaatcttaaaaaaaaagtatcacacaggggcgcctgggtggctcagtgggttaagccgctgccttcggctcaggtcatgatctcagggtcctgggatcgagtcccacatcgggctctctgctcagcagggaacctgcttcctcctctctctctgcctgcctctctgcctgcttgtgatctctctctgtcaaataaataaataaaatctttaaaaaaaaatcttaaaaaaaaaaaaagtatcacacAAATGACATTACTGAAAATCAGAACAGAAATTCTgcttccctggggcgcctgggtggctcagtgggttaagcctctcccttcggctcaggtcgtgatctcagggtcctgggatcgagccccgcatcgggctctctgctcagcagggaacctgcttcctcctctctctgcctgcctctctgccgacttgtgatctctgtcaaataaacgaaatcttaaaaaaaaaacctctgcttCCCTGACAAATCAACTTTGTTGTTTCCATGGTTTCAGATCTTTTGTGTAGACAAGAAGAATTCTGCACAGGTACGTTCAGAGCACACCTGAGATGATCTTTTTGCTTTTGGCTCCACTTGTATGTTCCATGATTTAATGTGTTTTCAAGATTTGTACTTTCAGTGACTAAGTGCGGTAAAAAAAAATGGCCGATTGAGGCCAAAGCCTGGCTGAAAGGCCCAGAAGGGATTTTGTACTGGGTGCCAgcccacagagacagagacagagacggcGGCGACTGAGACAGAGCGGAGATGTCTGTGCGACTCAGAAGACAGCGAGGCCATGGAGTAGCGGTGCCTGACCTGCCAGAGGGCACTCAACAGAAGCCAGCCGGGTGGGGGGGGCGGCCTGGGGGTTCGGGTGTGACCGCGCTCTCAAGCCTCAGGAGCAGAACAACAATAAAGGAACTGCAGGCCCCCGTGGGATCATGGGAACAGCCGGCCAGCAACAGGCTGCTCGTGCCCTGGGGTCTCCAGCACCCTGACGGCACCACCAGCCCCACCATGCCGGACACACAGGCGCCCATCAGCAGACAACCAGCACGCCCTGGGGGCTAGACCTCCCCCCACAGGCCTTCCCAGGCCCCACCATTCTGGGTGTGGCACTGAAGGACACTGGTCCCGAGACCACCCTGCAGGCAGGGCCACTCTGCCTTCGGCCTACCGCACCAGGTGCCGGCAGAGGCCCTCCTGGGAGCGGGCATGGCGCTGGCGTTGCTGAAGAAtccgtttttcttttttcttccctccaggACTGACACTGACCTCCCAGCTCCTGTCCGGGTCCCGTGGCCTGCCTGCTCCTCCGAGGCCCTGGATCCTAGGGGCGTCCAGCCTGGACTGGCTCAGCTCCAAGGAGCAGATGCCCCTTCCAGACCCACATAGAGGTTCTGGCCCCGGGAGGTGCCCCGCCCACACCATAAGCCTCTGCAGGGCTCCAGCTCCGGCCCCTTTGCCCCTTCCACGCCAGCGCTGCAGACGGAGCAGTGTGGTCTCTGGGCACGCAGAGCCCATCAGGCCCCAAGCCCTGCTCCCATCGTTTCCTCCTACCCAGCACCTGCCTCCTACCGTGACGCTCGTGGGGCGGGGGCCCGGGCAGGGTCAGCATGGGCCATTTCCAGGTCCCGAGCCCAACGTCCACCCGAGGCTCTCCTCTGAGGCTCATGTGGCTCAGGCCCTCACTCCTGCCAGCAGCAGGGGGGCCAGGCAGTGCCCTTCGAGAAGGAAGTATCTGGGAAGGCCAAGCCTTCATGCAGAGCTTCTCGCCCCGGGGCTTGGGCGGCCCCACACGGACAGCAGACACTCCACCAGCGGCACCAAAGGGCAGCTGAAACAAAGCGGTTTATTTCCCAAGAAGACAACGTGAGAACGCACCACCCGTGAGGACGTACCACCCGAGTCCTGACGCTGCAGAGCTATGAGCCGCACGTCACTTCCAAAAAAGCACGTTCCAGAAGAGCAGCCAGCAGGGGTAGAGGCCCAGAGCCAAGAGCGGGAAGAGCAGGGCACCGTAGGTGTGGTGCTCCAGCACACCCTGAGCCAGCGCTGCCAGGAAGAGCTGCCAGCCCTCGGCCAGGGACAGCGGGGCCTCCTGCAGCTCCCGCCACAGGAACAAGCTGCCCAGGAGCGTGGCTGCTGGGCTCGTCAGCACCAGCAGGGCAGCGTAGAGGGGCCTGGGAGGAGAAGCGGGATCAGGTCGGGCTCAGGGCAGGGGAGTGAGAGGCATCCCGTTGACGGCACGGGGGTGGGAAGCAGCGCAGGCcctgggcttggggaggggcagcGCGCGCTGAACTCCGCAACGTGGGGCAGGCTGGCACGTACCGGGGCCCACAGGGCGTGGTGAGCGCGGCAGCAGGCACCATGGTGGCAGCCAGCAGGAAGCCCAGCGAGAAGTTGGTGAGGGTGATGCAGGCCAACTGGAGCGCCAGGTAGATGAGGGCCACCAGCTTCAGTGCCATCCAGCCTCTGTCTGGGGCCTGTGCACTCACCACCCTGCAGGACAAGGGGCTCAGACGCCTGGCCTGTGTGGCCagggtgcccccccaccccagcccagccctcaccGCTGGGTGCTGTGTGGAAGGGCCAGGCCTGCCGCGTAGATGGCCAGCAGAGTCAGCACCACGGCCTCGGCCTCGGCTACGGGGAAGTGCTGGGTAGCCACGTGTTGGCCCAGCACCGGCAAGATGTAAAGGGCCAGACCCATGGCCTGTGAGATCAGCAAAGGCGCCACAAGTGAGGCCAGCCCGACGCTCTGCACGGTACATAGACAATGGGAGATGGGTCCTGGGGCCAAGGGAGCCCCAAGgatcctcaccaccaccccaccgATTGAAACTGAGCTGCCGCCGGGACGACCGCCAGGAGTCCCGTCCCAACAGCAAGAGTTGGGGGACCATCACCTGTGCTGGCAGGACGGGAGGGCTAGGTCCAGAGCCCCCCCCAGGCTCCTCGGGGCCCACTCCGGCCTCATGCAATTGCATCCACAGCTCCAGAGCGTGGTCTAGTCAAGGACCCTGACGACAGGTGTGATGGAACCCACCCGGCAGCAGACCCAAGGctcactcccactcccccaaGGACAGAGGGCTCTCCACAGCCTAGAGTGGAGAGGACCTGGGCTGGCCACACGCAGACAGGAGGTTCAGAGGATATTTTGAGACCAAGGACCAAGAGCAGAAAGCCGGCAGCGGGCATGTAGAGGCCGATGGACACGAAGCGGGACAGTGCCGGGAGCAGGTAGAAGAAGAAGGACTGGTGCAGGCGCTCCAGGAGGTGGTTGAGCTTGCGGAACACACCCTCCAGGGCCCTGCCAGGGTGGGGCGGCGTCAcggccacccaggccccccagatcatccccctcccccaccccaagcacgGAAGCGGGGGCCAAAAGCCACTTACTTGCCCACTGCCACCAAGTCATACTTATATTGTCGGAAGCTGTTAATGCCACGGATGGTCAGGGCCTCCACACGGTAGCGCAGGAAGAGGCCATGAGGGCCATGGGGGCGGCCAGAGGCCTGCTGCAGAACCATGAGCAGCAAGGTCTGCAGACCCTGCAGTGGCCCGTCGACGGATGTCCAGTCCTGGGGCTGCAGCTTAGAGGGTTTGGGGGCAGGGTGAGAGAAGCCCCCCAGAGAGAAGCCCGTGGGAAGCCCAGGCTTCCCTGGAAGGCAGCCCCCCTTACCTTGCCCTGCAGCGTACACAGCAGCCCCCCTTTCTGACAGAAAGTCTGGAAGAGGTTGAGTAGATCGAGGTTGGGCAGCTGCCCGTTGAGCCCCTCCACAGCCACATCGAGGCTAGTGACCACGTCACTGCTCAGCTCCAGAGCCACGGCTGCCTGGATGGCCCCTGCCCGGCCCTGCAGAGGGGATGACTGCATGCCtgtgggagcaggggaaggagctgcCTATGGGGCCGACGAGGACAGCGGTTCAGAGAGAGGGACCGGGGGAGATGACCCACCGGTGACGTTGGCGTCGTGGTAGGCCTCCAGCCAAGCCTCCGTGCCCAGAAGGTCTTGTTCTGTCACCAGGAAAATGATGTCTTTGGCCCAGTAAATCTGCCCTGGACACCAGACGCTAGGTCAGCAGGGCCTGGGACAGGGGCCAAACCATCCCTTGCCCGCAGCAGCCCCCAAGCCTCACCCCGAAAGTGGGCAGCAAGGGCCAGCAGCAGTCCCACAGCCTGGCTGTTGGTAGAGTCCGGGCCACAGGGGACGGTGAGCACCAGGGACTCGGTGCTGGCAGCGCGCGGGGCCCGCAGGATGCCATACACGTTGGTACCAGACACCATCTGCACACAGTATGGGGAAGACTTAACACCACCCTACCCCGGAGGGCTGTCCTCCCTCGTCGCCCTAGACTGCCCACCAGGGATTTCCCGGGCCCGGGACATGCCACCACCGGGCTTCCCGGCCCCAAGCCACCCTCCCCAGGTGCGTTTTGGTCCCAGGCACTCCTCTCCCCCACAATACGTAGCGCTCGTGGGTCTCGTCAGGAAAGGGCAGCCTCCGCGAGAAGCTCTGCGTGTACACTTCCAGCCCCACTGACCGCATCGTCCGCTCCAGCCACGCCACTGGCAGAGCCCTAGGGACACAAGGAAAGCCGCTAGGCAGAGCTCCCTGGCCTTGGCCACCACTATCTCCCCACGCCCGCAGCTGTCCGGCTCACCCCGACTTCCTGCGGTGCGCAGCGAAGTCTCGGGCCAAGCCCCGGGCACGGTCCCCGCCCGCGAACTGCTCCTCCACCATGGTGGACCCCATGGCGTTCTCCGACATGTAAGTGCGCTGGGTCAGCGGCGGGAAAGCCAGCGCCAGGAACCAGGCGATTCCCGCCACGTAGCTCAGCACGCTGCGGGGAGAGGGAGCGAGGGCGCCCCGGAGCATTAGCGGGTCCGCGCGCTCCGGCCCGGGCCCTCCCCGCGCTGCACCGGGGACTGCGGGGGCGTGTCGGAGGGACCCGGCCCGGGGGTCCAGGCGCTCAGGACGTCGGACGGGGGAGCTGAGCCGCGGGCCCGAGCAGCCCGCGGGGGCACGGGGGCGCCGGCAGCCCGAGCCCCGGGTCCTCCGGGGTCCCGCCCCGGGCCCCGCGCTCACCAGAGCGGCGCGTTGAGACGCAGCACGAGGCGGGCGAGCGCGCGGCGGCGCACCGGGTCCGACAGCAGGCCCATGGCGGGGAAGGGCGGCTCGGGGGCCGCGCTCGGCCGGCAGCTCCAGCCGCGGGCCCGGGGCCGCGCTCCCGTCGGGCCGCCGCTGCGCGCCCGCTCGCACTTCCGGTCCCGACGGCCCTCGCGCCGCCGCGCATGCTCCGAGCAGAGGCGGTGCGCGCTCCCCGGCAGGACGCGCCTTCAGGACCAGCACGGCGACCGGCGGCCGCCCGGGCTGGCGGGGCAGAGCCAGAGAGCTCCGACCTGCAGAATCAGAGACGTTAGAACAGGGCAGGCTGCGGGGGTCTGGAGAGCTCGGCCGCCCCAGCGTTCCGAACGAGTCGCCACTGGCAGCGACAGGTCGAGCGCcccgggggcggggaggaggaacGTTCGCTTGGACTGAGACCGGGGCATTGGCAGACCCATTCCTATGGATGTTGGTCAGAAACGGCAGCGAGTGCACAAGGGAAATCCCCGTGTGAACGCAGCGCCGAGGTCATCAGGGTCAGATGACCACAGGCATTAAAGTGCAGATGGTACTCTTGGCCAAAACGGGTCTCAAAGGAGCTGGGGTATGTGGAGTAGGAAGTGGGGAGCGCTCCTGTTCAGATCGGGAGGTGTGCGGTGAGGGCCCGCAGGGGCTGGTGCTCAGGGCACAGGTGTGTAGAGAGGACCCGCCTCCTTCCCCCAGGTGAGAACCTGTATCTGTTGTACTTTTGTTGGAGTCTGAGGCTCTGTAGGCCCAAAGGACTCCTAGGGTGTTAGGGGCCATCGGTCCAAGCTATAGTCCGGAAGATGTGAGACATGGCCCCCACATCGCCATGGTGGGCCCCAGATGTGCTGGCGGGAAAACAGACTCCCGTCCCCGTCCGATGGCTTGGCTCATTATGTCAGGCCGCACCTCACTGCTCAGCGGCCTTAAACCCTTCCTGGCACAACTGCTCTGCCCATCCCGGGACACGCCTGCCCCAACTTCTTCTTTGGGCTGTGACTCTTGAGACTGCAAGCGGTATGTCCTTCATGTGTGGGGGACAGGGACGGTCCCTAGTCACCCCTGAGTGCAAGCACCAGGCCAGGCTCTGAGGGTGTGGAAGCACTGTGGGAGATCAAAGTTCAGCACACTGTGTGTGGGTTTTATTTTgggaacgggggggggggggggtgcagatgTTCAGTCCCCTAACAAAACAGAGGCCTCACGTACATGCTGTCGAACCACACGGTCCAGCAGTGTGTGCACGTCCCGGGCAGCCCGGGCAGCGGCCTCCAGCACCGGCTCTAGGTGGTCCTCGTGGAGCCTGGCATCCATTTCAAGCAGCGCAATCTGGCCTGAGGCCGGCAGCAAGGCCAGGGCCAGCTGGGGACCGCCAGCGGCCTCTTCCACGTGGCTGAGGTCCGCCAGAGCTGTGCTGTCCACAAAGCCAGCGGAGCAGGCGCACACAAAGTCCCGCATGGGTACTCCAGCGTCCAGCACTGCCAGCGTGGCTGCGTTCACACAAGCTGCGTAGGTCCCGCCATCTGCCTGCAGCACCTGCAGCAGCCCCCGTGGCATCCGTCCATTAAGCTCCTGACCCCTGGCTCCCAAACCCTCCTCGCCcccgtccctctccctccctgggctgATGACTGCTGCTTGCTCACCTGCACGTAAATATCAATCTGGGAGCGTGGGTGCAGCTGTGTAAGGATGGCCGCCTCGAAGGTCTGACGCAGCTGCAGGCCCATCTCACAAGACTTACGGTCCCCATGTGGTCGCCGCTTGCGTTCACCTGTGCTGAAGGTCGCAGAACTATACTGACAGTTCACCAGGGCCCTGTCTGGCAGGGCTCGTGCTCGGGAGCCTCGGATCTGGGGGAGGAAGGACACATAAGCCGGGCTCATTGCTCCCCAGCTCCCACTACACCTTCCTCTGGCTAAGACCCAGGCCTCAgcttccctctcaccctcctACTTTACCTGCAAAGCAGCCTGCGGGAGGGCTGCATGGCCAGTCTCTAAGCCACCAGCACGCCTGGACAGGATTTCTCTTAACAAGGCCTCCCCGTTTCTTCCCTGCCTCATGCCCTCCCAACCGTTCTCCACTGGTAGCGAGAGCTGGTAGGTTCGCAAATACCAAGTCTGACGCCCTCAGCTCTGCTGCCTCCCAAGCTGCCCCACCACGTGCGACATAAAATCCTCAACAGTGTCCCTGATCAACAATGCGGCGAGCTGCTGCTTCCCTAGAGACGACTGGATCCCACTTGGAGTCCTTCCGCACCTCCCCACGGGCAGCCCTCTGACCCGCAAACCCGCCTCGCTCGTCGCCACCCCCGCGCTCCTCCCTTCTCCGGCAATGGAGACGGGGCGGTAGAGCCGGGAGATTCATTCACAGCCCCGTCCTCACGGAGTTTACGGCCCACGGAGGCGTCCAGCGAGGGGCTCCGGAACGGACGCCCGAGGTGACTgggtagggagaggcagggaagcgTGGGGTGGCAGCGGAGGGGCTCGCCACGCAAGTCAGGTACATCCCGGAGGATGACGCCAGCGTGGTCAGtccggagggggaggggagaggaggagagacgggggaggggaggggagggggcgcgcCCGGTGCTTCCGGAACAGCGAGGGTCGGTGCGCCGGAGGGAATGCGCCGCCTCACACTGCAGGGGCCCCGGCTTTGACTCCGAGTGCGCCGGGGCGGCCCCGAGGATGGGCTGGGCGAACGGAGGCGCGCGCCGGCCGGGCCCCCCCCGAGGCTCAGCCCGGCCCGGAGGCTCCGCGCACCGCCCGGCTCGCGCGCCCCACTCGCCTCGTGCGGCCCGTAGACCACCGCAAGCGCCTTGGTGTTGCCTTGCTCGATGTAGGCCGAGCCATCGGCCTGCGCGAACACGCCCATCCGCGCCTGGATCTTGCGCAGCTCGCCAGCGCGTCGTCCGTCGACGCGGTAGCCCTGGTCCGACAGGAGCTCCAGGCCCGCCATGACGCCCGGCCGCGGGCCGCGCTTCCGTCTCCCGCAGAACTACACTTCCCAGCGGCTCTGACCCGCACTTCCGGCCTCCTGGGGCCCGTGGTTTCCGGCGGTCCGGCCCCCACTTTCAGCCCTGGAGAACTACGGTTCCCCCAGGGGGCCCGGCGGCCCTACTCCTCCCACTTCCGGTCCTGGGAAACTACGCTCCCCCGCGGCGCCGCTTCCCTCAGTTCCGGCCCCGGGGAATCTTCGGCGGTGCTGAGCCAGGAGAGGAAGACTGTGCCGGCTGCCGTTTTGGGGAGCTGTCTCACGGCGGCCAGAGGTGGAGACTGGCTCGGGGAAGAAGTGCCCCCGTCGCGCCCCTTCGGGTTCGCCGTGGGGGCGGTTCTCGTACTCCCCGGGCCCTCCCTGGCTTCTACCGCACGCGTCTGCCCCGCACGCTGGCCCCGCCCCCCCACCGAGCCCCTGCGCCTGCGCCGGTCgttcccgccccgcccctccccccgcacctgcc
Proteins encoded:
- the GPAA1 gene encoding glycosylphosphatidylinositol anchor attachment 1 protein, translated to MGLLSDPVRRRALARLVLRLNAPLCVLSYVAGIAWFLALAFPPLTQRTYMSENAMGSTMVEEQFAGGDRARGLARDFAAHRRKSGALPVAWLERTMRSVGLEVYTQSFSRRLPFPDETHERYMVSGTNVYGILRAPRAASTESLVLTVPCGPDSTNSQAVGLLLALAAHFRGQIYWAKDIIFLVTEQDLLGTEAWLEAYHDANVTGMQSSPLQGRAGAIQAAVALELSSDVVTSLDVAVEGLNGQLPNLDLLNLFQTFCQKGGLLCTLQGKLQPQDWTSVDGPLQGLQTLLLMVLQQASGRPHGPHGLFLRYRVEALTIRGINSFRQYKYDLVAVGKALEGVFRKLNHLLERLHQSFFFYLLPALSRFVSIGLYMPAAGFLLLVLGLKALELWMQLHEAGVGPEEPGGGSGPSPPVLPAQSVGLASLVAPLLISQAMGLALYILPVLGQHVATQHFPVAEAEAVVLTLLAIYAAGLALPHSTQRVVSAQAPDRGWMALKLVALIYLALQLACITLTNFSLGFLLAATMVPAAALTTPCGPRPLYAALLVLTSPAATLLGSLFLWRELQEAPLSLAEGWQLFLAALAQGVLEHHTYGALLFPLLALGLYPCWLLFWNVLFWK
- the EXOSC4 gene encoding exosome complex component RRP41, with product MAGLELLSDQGYRVDGRRAGELRKIQARMGVFAQADGSAYIEQGNTKALAVVYGPHEIRGSRARALPDRALVNCQYSSATFSTGERKRRPHGDRKSCEMGLQLRQTFEAAILTQLHPRSQIDIYVQVLQADGGTYAACVNAATLAVLDAGVPMRDFVCACSAGFVDSTALADLSHVEEAAGGPQLALALLPASGQIALLEMDARLHEDHLEPVLEAAARAARDVHTLLDRVVRQHVREASVLLGD